The following coding sequences are from one Rhodobiaceae bacterium window:
- the nagAc gene encoding naphthalene 1,2-dioxygenase subunit alpha → MRHEEQVRVLQLLMQHLDAKTTVDAGCQVRNPILSYTSPEIAQQEWRAFFQDYPHVLGLSGDLPKHGSFFTNSDLGKPILCTRDMTGRFRAFLNVCRHRGAVVEKAERGRKKKFSCPFHSWTYASNGDLLSVPMEDHFGAVQKECNSLVALPAIERYGLLWVCPEPNSTFDLDGLLLDDLLGDLSDELANWDLGSCHRFDATSYKHATNWKFANDTYGETYHVPTLHRATLAMNFYGNVQTSDTYKRNHRMTLCLHSIDKMRGTPTSTWNVLRGAIPIYYIFPNIQLLLTTGGPILIRIYPEQGDPNNSRSEVSWYAFSDETYQDIGISEDEQNATFSLADRMAAFAAVIDAEDHVIAASNQIGALSGAQDHLIFGRNEPALHHFHSTFRKALGQQPLETLESPISSAAE, encoded by the coding sequence ATGCGCCATGAAGAACAAGTCCGTGTTCTACAATTGCTGATGCAACATCTGGATGCCAAAACCACTGTCGATGCAGGATGCCAAGTAAGAAACCCGATCCTATCATACACCTCACCGGAAATAGCGCAGCAGGAATGGCGGGCCTTTTTCCAGGACTACCCTCACGTGCTGGGGTTGAGCGGTGACCTGCCTAAGCACGGCTCGTTCTTTACCAATAGTGACCTAGGCAAACCAATCCTGTGCACGCGCGATATGACTGGCAGGTTCCGCGCTTTCCTAAACGTGTGCCGTCATCGCGGCGCTGTCGTTGAGAAGGCGGAGCGGGGCCGAAAGAAAAAATTCTCCTGTCCGTTTCATTCGTGGACTTACGCCTCCAACGGAGATCTCCTGTCGGTACCAATGGAGGACCACTTCGGCGCAGTACAAAAAGAATGCAATTCACTGGTAGCCCTGCCAGCAATTGAGCGCTACGGACTGCTGTGGGTTTGCCCAGAACCAAACAGCACATTCGATCTTGATGGCTTGCTACTTGATGATTTGCTAGGTGATCTCAGCGATGAACTTGCAAATTGGGATTTAGGCAGCTGTCACCGCTTCGATGCAACGTCTTACAAACACGCCACAAACTGGAAGTTCGCCAATGATACCTATGGCGAAACATATCACGTTCCCACACTACACCGCGCCACTCTGGCAATGAACTTCTATGGCAACGTCCAAACGTCGGACACCTACAAACGAAACCATCGAATGACGCTATGCTTACACAGCATTGATAAAATGAGGGGAACCCCAACCAGCACTTGGAACGTTCTGCGCGGCGCTATTCCAATCTACTATATTTTTCCAAACATCCAGCTTCTGTTGACCACCGGCGGTCCGATCCTCATTCGCATATACCCAGAACAAGGCGATCCGAACAATAGCCGGTCGGAAGTATCCTGGTACGCTTTTTCTGATGAAACCTATCAAGACATAGGCATTAGCGAAGACGAACAGAACGCAACATTTTCGCTCGCTGACCGCATGGCTGCATTCGCGGCAGTTATTGATGCTGAAGACCATGTTATCGCTGCCAGCAATCAGATAGGTGCCCTGAGCGGCGCTCAGGATCATCTGATTTTTGGCCGCAATGAACCCGCTCTTCACCACTTCCATTCGACCTTCCGCAAAGCGCTCGGACAGCAGCCGCTTGAAACGCTAGAGTCACCTATCAGCTCAGCCGCTGAATAG